Part of the Thermoplasmata archaeon genome, CTCCGGTACATCCGGACCGATTTCGTCAATCATCGCCGAGAGCAGCCCCGCCGCTTCCCTGACCTCCGCCTCGCATCGGGGTCCACCGAGGTCTTCCAGCACCCCGAGCATCGGGAGAAGCATCAACGAGACCGCGGCTCTCGGTTGGAGACCAGGGGGCAGTTTTATGTGGCGACTTGCGTTGCCGAGCCGCTCCAAAGTTCCTCCAGAGGATATTGTTACAGGTTTGCACCCCTTCCTCAAGGCCAGCTCGAATGCCGATATTGTTTCTTCGGTGTTTCCGGAGTAACTAACGGCAAACACCAGGTGCTTCGGACCTACAAAGGAGGGGAGGTCGTAGTCCCGATTTACGTAGACGGGCGGACCGCCCCTTTCCATTATCCAAGACTGAAGGAGGTCGCCGCCTATCGCGGAGCCGCCCATGCCTATCACAACGACACCATCCAGCTCATCGATTCCTGAGATCTCAAGGCGGGGTCGGGGCAGGGCATAGGCCTTCTCCACAAGCTCAGGAAAGGAGAGGAGAATACCCATCATATCGGAGCGGTCAATTCTACGCATCGCCTCCACAGAATTCAGCGTCCTCATCTGCTCACCTCCTGTGTCCTCTCCTCCCCCCGGGGCTCCCTCATCCGTTCAAACCTCCGGTAACAGGCCAGCGCCCCCGGCGCTCCTCTGTGATTATCACTCTCGTGATTCCCCCGCAGAAAACTTCTTTTTTTCTCCCTTTCAACCCCCTCGCCACCTCCCTCCGTTATTTGAGCCGCATCGACTCCCCGCACCACGGACACGATATCCTGTCGGCTTCTGGTGAGAAGACTGCCTGAAAAACGCGGTTACAGGCGGAGCATAGGAGCTTTTGTGCTGTACCGGGTCCCGGAGTTTCGGGTGGCCTTCTGCCCCGGGTGTCGATTGCCTCTCCAATGGGCCTCGCCGGTGGCATTGGTCCAAGCGGAGGGCTTGCAGGTTGTGCAGTGGGGACCTCAAGTGGCTCTCTGGAGAGGGCAAGCTCTCCAAGTTCCATCGCGGCGCCGTAGTCCCCCGCTTCGAAAGCCCTCCGGGCCCTCTCGGCGGCGTCGGCTTTGTCCGGTGGGAGAGCACCAACGGAAGCGATTGCCTCATGCTCCCTTCGCACGTCCTCCAGTATTTTCACGGCCTTCGCGAAAAGCTGGGAGATATCTCGACTCTGGGCCTCGGACTTGAGGGCCAGCTCCCGTGCCCTGGCGAAATCTCCCGAGTGGAACAGCTCCGTGGCCTCCCTAAGGAGCTCTGCAGAGGCACCGGGAATGATTCCTCTCGACCGGAGGGTCTCGACCCCCCTCTGCGCCACGGCTATCGCCGCCCATGCTGTTTCGCGGGCTGGGCCGCCGGGACCCGGGGCGGCTGGGGGAGAGGGAGCAGAGACTGCTCTCGTCGGAATCGCTTGGGATGCTTGGGATGACACCTCCAGCTTCGGCGGGGTCGCTTGGGCAGTCTCAGCCCCGCCCCTCTTCGGCTGCCCTAGCAACACATCCTCGGCGCGCCCTTCCGCCACCACCCCTGGTTGCATATCCCTTTCCCGTTGCTGGAGCTGCACGGCGAGCTCCATCAGCTCTCTTTCGCGCTTCTCCTGCTCCGCTATCCGCTCATTGAGTTCTTTTTCCCGCCGCTGGAGCTCCTCGTTCCGCTTCTGGGTAGCAACATCCAGTTCTTTCAACGCTTGGGCGTTCTTAAGCAGGGTCTCCTTCCTCTTCATAAGCTTCTTGCTTTCGCTTTCCAGACTGGCGCGCATTGCGTCGAGCTCCTTTCTTCCTTCCTCCAGCCTGTTTCTTTCAGCCTCAAGGCGTTTCTGCGCTTCCTCGACGGCTCTCCTCTCCTCATCAAGTCTCGCCTTATCCTCTTCGAGCGCCTTTCTTTGTTCTTCGAATCTTTTCATCTTATTTTCAAATTCAACTCTTTCCACTTCTACCTTTTTCCTCTCTTCCTCGAGACTTCTCAGTTTTTCTTCGAGCTCTCCCCTCTCTATCTCCAACCGCTTTCTCTCTTGCTCGAGCCCCTTCAGTTTCTCATCATACTCGGCCCTCTCCTCATAAGGCTCCCTTGTTTGGTCCTTAACCTCCACTCCTCCATCAACCCCTCTTATCTCCGCTCTCTCCAGCTCTGCGATGCGCGCTCTGGCGCGCTCTAGTTCCTCGTCCCGCGCCTCCACCTCCTGCCTGAAGGCCTCCTCGAGCTCCACCTTTTCTTCCAAAGCCTTCTGGAGCTCCTCCACTGTTAATCTAAGCTCTTCCAGCTCCTTCTCCTTTGCCCTCAGCGCCTCCAATTCGCCCGCCATCTTTCTTAGCGTCCCAAGCTCCTCCTCCCTCTTCTTTCCAACCGCCTCGAACTCCGCCACCCTCTTCTTCAGTTTCTCAAGCTCCTCCTCTTTTCTTCTTAGCGCCTCAAGCTCCTCCGCCGCCATCACCACCACACCCGCAGCTCCTGCTCTAGAAGCCAAAACCCCACTCGGGAAGGCGGCTTCCAGGCGCTTCTCTCTCTCGGCGAGCTCCGCCCTCTCCGCCCTCAGCTCCTCAAAGCCCCTCTCCAAAGACTCCTTCTGCCTGAGGAGCTCCTCCTTCTCTCTGGTTATCCACTCCGTCTCTGCCATCAGCGCCCGGTTCTGTTCCTCCTCCCTCTTTCTCACGAGCTCCTCCTTTTCACTGATGCGCTTGGCCTCTTCTTCTAGCCTCCTCGCAGTCTGCAGAATTCGGTCCGCCTCCCTCTTCTGCCTCTCCTCCTCGGCGGATAGCCTGGCCTCGTGCTGCCTTATTCTCTCCAGCTCGCTCTCTATTTCCTCTTTTCTTTTCAGGAGCGCTTCTGACTCCTTCTCGAGGTCCTGCTGGGCGCCTTCAAGG contains:
- a CDS encoding bifunctional phosphoglucose/phosphomannose isomerase, with amino-acid sequence MRTLNSVEAMRRIDRSDMMGILLSFPELVEKAYALPRPRLEISGIDELDGVVVIGMGGSAIGGDLLQSWIMERGGPPVYVNRDYDLPSFVGPKHLVFAVSYSGNTEETISAFELALRKGCKPVTISSGGTLERLGNASRHIKLPPGLQPRAAVSLMLLPMLGVLEDLGGPRCEAEVREAAGLLSAMIDEIGPDVPEENNPAKQIATGLYGAFPMVFSGPFLAPVAKRWRTQLNENSKLLAREDFLPEMDHNDLVAWSEDPRAGECAVVILRDRKEHPRVAKRVELTRKLGLDRARFVTEVRSRGEGALARLLTALLVGDFVSFYLAILRGMDPTPVKVIERLKKELAG